The Sphingopyxis sp. BE259 nucleotide sequence AGGATCTTGCCGCAAGTCTGCCAGCGCGGTTGCTTGGACCCGGCGAAGGCCGTTCGGCGCTTGATCTTTGCGCGGCGCCCGGCGGCAAGACGATGCAGTTGGCGGCCGCCGGCTGGCAGGTCGTCGCGGTCGATTCCAGCGCCAAGCGTCTCGAACGGCTTGGCGCCAATATGGCGCGCACCAGCTTGGCAGCCGACATTGTGCAGGCCGACATCCGGTCATGGACACCCGCCGCGCCCGCCGACGCCGTGCTGCTCGATGCCCCATGCTCGGCGACCGGCATCTTCCGGCGGCACCCCGACGTGCTGCACCGCATTGAGTCGCGCCAGATCGACGACATGGCGGTGCTGCAACGTGAACTGCTGACCCGCGCCGCGCGCTGGGTGAAGCCCGGCGGCACGCTGATCTACGCCACCTGTTCGCTGGAGCGCTCCGAAGGCGAGGATCAAATTGCGGCGTTCCTGAACCAGCACGCCGCGTGGACAGTCGATCCTGTGCGCGGGGACGAACTGCCCGCGGCGATCGCGCCTGACAGCGATGGTTTCGTCCGCACGCTGCCGGGCGTGCTGCGCGACGCTGGCGGCCTCGACGGCTTTTTCATCGCACGGCTGCGGGCGCCGACGGGCTAAGCCCCGCCAGCGCCTGCACCCTCTGCCCTCAGAACACCGCCTTTGGCGTGTCTTCCTTCATCATCGCGGCGCGCACCATCGGGATCGGCGGGCCGCCATAGGACAGGAACTCGTCGTGGAACGCTTTCCACTTCGTGCGGTCGCCTTTCGTCCAATCCTCACGCAGCTTGCGGATCATCAGCTTGCCCATCGTGTAGTTGAGGTACAGCGGGTCATAGGTGCCGCGTGCCGCCTGTTGCCGGGCATTGCCCTCGTCCTGATAACATTGTTCCTTGAACAACGTTTCGGACTCGGCGACCGTCATTCCCTTGGTGTGCAGGCCAATGGCGGACAGATAGCGGCAGTTGCGAAGCAGCGCGTTCGACAGCTGGCCGATATGGGTTTCGGGATCGCCTTCGCCCAGCCCGGCGTCCCACATCATTTCTTCGGTGTAATGCGCCCAGCCCTCGGCAAAGGCATAGCCGACGAACAGCTTGCCAAAAATGCTCTCCGCGCGATTGGCGTGAAGGAAGTTGAGGAAATGCCCCGGCCACACTTCGTGGACCGAGGTGAACATCAAATCCTTGCGGCCCGGCACGAAATCGGCCTGCGTCTGCTTGTCCCAGCTCGGATCGGGCGGTGAGATATAGTAAACCGACGGCAGGCCTTTTTCATATGGTCCGGGGATGTCGATATAGGCACTGTTCTGGCGGTTGTACGGCGGCGATTCCTCGACCTGTGCCTGTTCGGTGCCGGGGATCGACACCAGATCCTTTTCGACCAGGAACGCCCGCAGCATCGGCAACTGCCGCCGCGCCTCGGCGACCGGGCCGTCGACGGGCTTGTCGGCATTCATCTTTTTCATGCACTCGCCGATCGTCATGCCCGCAGCATAGGTCGCGCACGCGGCTTTCAGCGCGTCCTGATTGCGCTTGAGATCGGCCTGCCCGATGCGCTCCAGCTCGTCGAGCGGGGTGTCCACCCCCTCGTTGGTCAGGATCATCTTGGCGAACTTGTCGGCGCCCAGCGCATAGCCGTCGGCGGTGCCCGGCTGCGACCCGACATATTTCGCCAGATCGGTCATCGCGGCACCGGCCTTGGCTGCGGCGTCATCGAACTGCTTTTGCAGCGCCTCGTCCTTGACCTCGGCAAAGGCCGCCTTCGCGTCACCAGCGTAATAGTCGGCAAAGCCGCCAAACCCGGCGGTGCCATATTTGACGAAGGTCGCGGGCAGCGGCAGCTTCAGATTCGCCTTGATCTGCGCGGCGGCGGCGGGGACTTTTTCGGCATAGGCGATGAACGCCTTCATCCGCGTCGTCGCGTCGGCATAGGGCCGCGCGATGTAGACATTGGGGTCGAGCGCGCCGGTGTAATAGGACGGGTTCTTTTGCGCGAAATCGGTATCGCGCAGAAAGAACAACTGCCCCTGCGCGACATGCACCAAATAATCGCGCTCGAACTTTTCGGCCGCGGTCATCTCGCCGTCAAAGGCCTTCGCATCGGCGATCGCTTTTTCAAGATAGGCGGCCTGCTTCTCCAGCCCCGCGGGTGACCAGTCGGGCAATTGCCCGTCAAATTCATGCTTGCCCTGATACACTGCAAAATTCGGATTGAGCGGGAAATAACCGGCTAGAAACTGGTCGCGAAATTCGGTCCAGCTTGCCGAGCTCGGGGCGGCGGTGGCGGACTTGTTGTCCGACGCGTTGCAGGCGGTCAGCACCAGCAGCGTCGCGGCCATGGCGGCGCCGCAAAAGCGGGCAAATTTGCGTGTCATTCGGCTATCTCCCTGGATTTCCCTGACCCGGCTTCTGCCACTCGTGACGACCGATAACATCCGTTAATCGACGAACGGCGCCAGCAACGCCACTGGACAGCGGCAAAAACCCGTTTAGGGCAAAGCGTGATGGCGACGATCCCTCCCGCAGATGGCGACGAACCGGTGATGCCGGGCGCGGCGCCCAAAGCCCCCTCGCCGCTCAGCTTTCCCGATTACCGCTATTTCTGGCTGGCGCGCTTCACCGCGGTGATGGCGACGATGGCAATGGTCGTGGTCATCGGGTATCAGCTCTATGACACCGCGCGCACCGATTATGGCATGTCGATCCGCGAGGCATCGTTTCAGCTCGGCCTGCTCGGGCTGGTGCAGTTCGTTCCGCTGGCGATCCTGACCCCGGTGGCGGGGTGGGTCGCCGACCGGCTCGAACGACGAAGCGTCGCGATCTTTTCCAACCTGATCGACCTGGTCATCGCCGCGCTGCTCGGCTGGTTTACCTGGACCGACGCATTGACTCTGCCGCTGCTGTTCGGCCTCGCCGCGCTGCATGGGGTCGCGCGCGTGTTTTCCGGCCCGGCGATGAGCGCGATCGCGCCCAATATCGTCCCGCCCGCTGTTCTGCCGCGCGCGATCGCGATGAGCAGCATCGCGTGGCAGTCGGCGTCAGTCGTCGGGCCCGCCGCGGGTGGGCTGATCTATGCCGCGCACCCCGCGTCGGTCTATGTTTTTGCGGCGATCCTGCTCGCAATTTCGGCGTTCACGATCAGCCGCGTCCGCCCGGTCCTCCCGCCGCCCAGCGAAGTGCGCCGCCATCCGCTCCGCGAAATGGCCGATGGGTTGCAATTCACCTGGCGCGAACGGTTCCTGCTGGGGACCATCACGCTCGATCTGTTCGCCGTCATCCTGTCGGGCGCGACCGCGCTGCTGCCTGTGTTCGCGCGCGACATCTTGCAGACTGGGTCGGAGGGACTTGGCTTCCTGCGCGCCGCCCCGGCGGTCGGCGCCGCGGTCGTCGCCCTCGGCCTCGCCTTCCGCCCCATCGAACGCAACGTCGGCGTCAAAATGTTGTGGGCGGTCGCCGTGTTCGGCGCCGGAACCGTCGCATTCGGCCTATCGACCAACTTCTTCCTCTCGCTCGCGCTGCTCGTCCTGATGGGCGCCGCCGACATGTTCTCCGTTTTCGTGCGCGGGACGCTGATCCAGCTCAACACGCCTGACCATATGCGCGGCCGCGTCAGCGCGGTGTCGGGGTTGGCGATTTCGGCCTCGAACGAGCTTGGCGAAATGCGCGCCGGGTCAATGGCGGCGGTGTTCGGCCCGATCCCGGCGGTCGTATTTGGCGGCGTGGCGGCGATCGGCGTGACCGCGCTCTGGGCCTGGCTGTTTCCCGAGCTACGGCGCGCCAGAACCTTCGAACCGCAATTCAAACAGCCGACGGATTAGCGCGCAAACCGTCCACCGCATTTGGGCGTCATCCCGTCTAATCTCTATTGTCAATTTAATCGATTGAGTTATTTCCTCCTCACCCGTCACCGCGGTTTTCCTCTCCCCCCTCGATGGAGCGACCGCCATGCATGATCTGACTATCCAGCATAAAATACTGACCATACCGGGCCTGAACAACAGCGGGCCGACCCATTGGCAAAGCCTGTGGGAACGCCGTTTCGCCCATTGCGAACGCATCGAACTCGGCCAATGGGACGCTCCCGCCAAAGATGCGTGGGTCGAACGGATCGCTGCGGCAATCGACGCCGAGCACGACCCGGTGCTGATCGTCGCGCACAGCCTGGGCTGCCATGCCTTCGCGCACTGGTTTGCCGATGCGAGCAGCATCGCCCGCGACCGGATCGTCGGAGCACTGCTCGTTGCGCCGCCGGATCTGAGCCAGTTGCGCGGCAAGCACCGTATCGCCGGTTTTTCAGACTCGCCCGCATTGTCGTCGCAAACGCCGATGATCGTCGTCGCCAGCGATGACGATCCCTATGCCAAGACCGCGCATGTGTGGCGCCTGTCGCGGCACTGGGACGCGCGTTTCGTCAACGCCGGACCGTTCGGCCACATCAATGCCGACTCGGCGATCGGCGACTGGCCTTATGGACAGTATCTGCTTGCCTCGTTACAACCCGCGCCGACGCCGGCCCTGGCGGACGAGGCCCGCTGGCTGCGTGCCGGCGACTGGCCAAACCGCGTCCGCCGCGACCCGCGGTTCGAATTCAACGAAAGAGCGCACCGATCATGAAAGCCAATTCGATCCTCGATACCATCGGCAACACGCCGCATATCCGCATGGGCAAGCTGTTTCCGGACGCCGAAGTCTGGATCAAGTCAGAACGCAGCAATCCCGGTGGATCGATCAAGGATCGCATCGGCCTCGCGATGATCGAGGCGGCCGAACGGGATGGCAATCTGAAACCCGGCGGCACCATCGTCGAGCCGACGTCGGGCAATACCGGCATCGGCCTGGCGATGGCCGCCGCGGTCAAAGGCTATAAGCTCGTCCTCGTCATGCCCGAAAGCATGTCGATCGAACGCCGCCGCTTGATGCTCGCTTATGGCGCGACCTTTGACCTGACGCCGCGCGAAAAGGGCATGAAGGGCGCGATCGAGCGCGCAATCGAGCTGGTCGAAACCACCCCCGGTGCTTGGATGCCGCAGCAGTTCGAAAATGAAGCCAATATCGACGTCCATGTCCGCACCACCGGCCCCGAAATCCTCGCCGATTTCAAGGATACCCCGATCGACGCGCTGATCACCGGGGTCGGCACCGGCGGCCACATCACCGGCACCGCGCAGTTTCTGAAAGCCCATTGGCCGAACCTGAAAATATTCGCGGTCGAACCCGAAGCCTCGCCCGTGATTTCGGGTGGCCAGCCAGCGCCGCACCCGATCCAGGGCATCGGCGCCGGTTTCATCCCGCGCAACCTCCACACCGACCTGCTCGACGGGGTGATCAAGGTCGATGCTGCCGACGCCAAAAATTACGCGCGCCGCGCCGCGACCGAGGAAGGGATGCTGGTCGGCATCTCGTCGGGAGCCACCTTGGCCGCCATCGCGCAGAAGCTGGCCGAACTGCCGCCGGGCAGCCGGGTGCTCGGTTTCAATTACGACACCGGCGAACGCTATCTGTCGGTCCCCGATTTCCTCCCGGAGATCTGAGGCCAGGTCATGTCCGCTCAGGTTGATCCATCGGCGTTGCCCGTGCGGCGCGATTGGACCGGCTGGCTGTTCGTGCTGCTGTCGGCATTGGCCATCGGCATCGTGCTCTGTGCCAGCAATCCGTCGGACGGCGGCGCGCTCCGACAGCGCCCGCATCCCTTCGCGCCGCCAGCCGACGTCGTCCCCGATGTGCTGCCCATGGAACTTGCCCCGGTCGCAAAGGATGACGCCCGCGCTGCCAATGCGCGGATTGCTGTGATGACGAACGACGTCGTGGCCGCCCGCCCTTTCATCTACGCCGGGACCGGCGACGCCCGCCTGCGCGCCCGCGACTGCCTGGCCGCTGCGATGATCTATGAGGCGGGGGACGACGCCAAGGGCCAGCAGGCGGTCGGCCAGGTCATCATCAACCGCGCGCGGCATCCGGCCTTCCCGAAATCGATCTGCGGCGTCGTCTTCCAGGGGTCCGACCGCGTCACCGGCTGCCAGTTCACTTTCACCTGCGACGGCGCTCTCAATCGCCGCTACTCCGATGCGGCGTGGACGCGGGCACAGGGCAACGCCGACCTGATGCTGTCGGGCGGCACCTTCCCACCCGTCGGCCTCGCCACCCACTATCACACCGACTGGGTCCGCCCCTATTGGAGCGACAGTCTGGAAAAGATCGCCATCGTCGACACCCATCTCTTCTTTCGCTGGCCGGGCTATTGGGGCACCCCGGGGGCGTATCGCGGCGCGGTGTCGGGCGGCGACGGCCCGGTCGCAAAAATGGCGGCGCTGTCGCCCCTGCACGCCATCGCGCTCGGTTTGCCCGCCGACGTTGCCACCGGCGTCGACGCCAATGCGGCGGTCGGCGAAGCACGCGTCGTGGTTGGCGCCGGCGAAGCGACAGGCCGCGACACCATCTACACCCAGCTCGACCGCCGCGCCGCCCCCGAAAGTTTCGTGACGACCGCGCTGCGCCTTTGCGGCGACAAGCCCTATTGCAAGTTCATGGGGTGGACCAACCCGGTACTGAAACCCGATAGCGACGCGATGAGCGATACTCAGCGCGCCGCGATGACCTTTTCCTACCTGCGCGACGACAAGGCGGGGTTCGAAAAGGCGCTGTGGAATTGCAGCGAATATAAACGCGACGACGTGCGACAGTGCATGAAGCGGTGACCGCGCTTTATCCCATATTCGGCTGCCACATAAACAGCCACGCCATCCCAATCCCAACGCCCATCGCGCTCGACGCGACGAACAGGATTGCTGCGACCGACCAACGCGCCGCTGCGCTCTTGCTGCGCTGCGCCCATCGGTAAAGCTCATAAAGCAAGAGCGGTACGGTAAACTGGGCATAGTTGAGCGCGATGCCCACCGGTCCGCCCAAACTTTCGCCCAGCCCGTCAGGACCCATCAACAATATCCACAACATGACAAACACGCGCAGGAACCAGACTCCGCTGACCATCAGGAACAGGCGGATTGCCCATGGCTGATGTCGGACAAAGTCGCGGGCGCGGGCATAATGGGTGGCGAGCGCCGCGCAGATAAGGATCAGAATACCGTTGATCGACGTCGCATAGCCCGACCCGGTTTCTCCACGGCCCCAGGTGACATAGAATCCACCGACGCTCATGATGACCGCAAAAAGCATATAGAAACGACCATTCCAGCGGTGGAATCGCGGGAATCGTGTTCGCACCTGCGGGGTCAGCTGCAACAGTCCGCCAAAGGTGATCAGCGCGCCAAACAGCAGATGAAGGAAAAGCGCGGCATTGCCCGCGCCGTCCCCGGCGATCATTCCGTCGGGAAGAACATCGTTCGCTGCGCTCCAATCGCCGGTAACGGTCGCGCGGCCATAGAAGATCAGAATGTAAAGCGTGAACAGGCTTTGACCGATGAAGGTGAGGACGAACCAATAAACGGCCGCCGCCGACAACGGTCTCTGTCGAATTGTCTGTAACATGATGGCGTAATGTCCCGCTGTTTTCCCAAGCGGGTTCGCCTGTCACAAAAGCCGATGGGCTAACCCGCTGGCTACTGTGCTAAGCGAGCAATACACTTCGCGCCATGACCGCATGATCCAAAATATTGACCTTGTGTTGCCTGGAGACCGTGTAGGTCTTTGCGTTCCCCTTCCCGAGACCGGAACGGGTCTTAAACCGCGGCTCCATTGTCGCGCCTGGTGGTCCCCTTGAGCAGGGCGCGCGGGGACGTTCCGGTCCACCGCTTGAACGCCCGCGTGAATGCGCTCGGCGCCGAATAGCCGAGCAGATAGGCGACTTCGTTCACCGACACCTTCCGCTCCTGAAAATAGCTGAGCGCCAGTCGGTGCCGCAAATTGTCGAGCAGCTTTTCATAACTGGTATTCTCGGCCTTCAACCGCCGGAAAATGGTCTGGCGGCTGACGCCCAATTCATTTGCCACCGTCGCCAGATCGATCGATCCGGTGTGCAGGCGCGGCATGATCGCGGCCTCAATCCGATGCGCAAAATCGTCGCTGCACTGCAAATCCTTCAGCAACCGGTCAGCATGCGCGCTCAGGATACCGAAAGTGAAACGCGGCTGTTTCCCCACCCGATAGGTGAGCCACCGTTCGTCAACGCGCATCGCGTTGCGACCCGCCGAAAAGTTGACCGGCGCTTGAAAGACCGCCTCATACTCCCTCGCATAGGTCGGCGCTCGATGGCTGACATGGACCTCCAGAACAAAAGGCGTGTCGCCAAACATCCGCGTCCCACACACCATGCGGGCAAAAGACATTTCGGTCAGTTCGATAAAGTCATTCGGGTCGGCGCGATGGTCGGTCAGCCAAAGCCCCTGCGCATCACGCTCCAGCGTGAACCGGCTCGGTCCGTTCGACGCAACGTCGGTGATCAGGCGCGTATAGCGATTGATCTGGGCAAAGGCGTCGATCATCGTTTCCGATGCGTGAGTGATCAGCCCCAGCACAGAGATTTCCGACACGTCAACCGCCTCGGCGTAATGCAACGCAAATGCCGGATCGTCCGTGAGCGCCGCGCCTGTCTCGATCAGGCGTCGGTACGCCGGTAGAGACAGGCGTGCGTCGAAATTTCCAAGCATCCCCTCGGTCATGCCCGCCACCGCCAGCAAATGCTCGCGATCAATGCCTTGCCGGACCGCAAAATTCACCA carries:
- the cysK gene encoding cysteine synthase A, whose translation is MKANSILDTIGNTPHIRMGKLFPDAEVWIKSERSNPGGSIKDRIGLAMIEAAERDGNLKPGGTIVEPTSGNTGIGLAMAAAVKGYKLVLVMPESMSIERRRLMLAYGATFDLTPREKGMKGAIERAIELVETTPGAWMPQQFENEANIDVHVRTTGPEILADFKDTPIDALITGVGTGGHITGTAQFLKAHWPNLKIFAVEPEASPVISGGQPAPHPIQGIGAGFIPRNLHTDLLDGVIKVDAADAKNYARRAATEEGMLVGISSGATLAAIAQKLAELPPGSRVLGFNYDTGERYLSVPDFLPEI
- a CDS encoding DUF2306 domain-containing protein, which codes for MSAAAVYWFVLTFIGQSLFTLYILIFYGRATVTGDWSAANDVLPDGMIAGDGAGNAALFLHLLFGALITFGGLLQLTPQVRTRFPRFHRWNGRFYMLFAVIMSVGGFYVTWGRGETGSGYATSINGILILICAALATHYARARDFVRHQPWAIRLFLMVSGVWFLRVFVMLWILLMGPDGLGESLGGPVGIALNYAQFTVPLLLYELYRWAQRSKSAAARWSVAAILFVASSAMGVGIGMAWLFMWQPNMG
- a CDS encoding AraC family transcriptional regulator, whose translation is MARLTAAVGDARGMVNFAVRQGIDREHLLAVAGMTEGMLGNFDARLSLPAYRRLIETGAALTDDPAFALHYAEAVDVSEISVLGLITHASETMIDAFAQINRYTRLITDVASNGPSRFTLERDAQGLWLTDHRADPNDFIELTEMSFARMVCGTRMFGDTPFVLEVHVSHRAPTYAREYEAVFQAPVNFSAGRNAMRVDERWLTYRVGKQPRFTFGILSAHADRLLKDLQCSDDFAHRIEAAIMPRLHTGSIDLATVANELGVSRQTIFRRLKAENTSYEKLLDNLRHRLALSYFQERKVSVNEVAYLLGYSAPSAFTRAFKRWTGTSPRALLKGTTRRDNGAAV
- a CDS encoding alpha/beta hydrolase — encoded protein: MHDLTIQHKILTIPGLNNSGPTHWQSLWERRFAHCERIELGQWDAPAKDAWVERIAAAIDAEHDPVLIVAHSLGCHAFAHWFADASSIARDRIVGALLVAPPDLSQLRGKHRIAGFSDSPALSSQTPMIVVASDDDPYAKTAHVWRLSRHWDARFVNAGPFGHINADSAIGDWPYGQYLLASLQPAPTPALADEARWLRAGDWPNRVRRDPRFEFNERAHRS
- a CDS encoding DUF885 domain-containing protein — its product is MTRKFARFCGAAMAATLLVLTACNASDNKSATAAPSSASWTEFRDQFLAGYFPLNPNFAVYQGKHEFDGQLPDWSPAGLEKQAAYLEKAIADAKAFDGEMTAAEKFERDYLVHVAQGQLFFLRDTDFAQKNPSYYTGALDPNVYIARPYADATTRMKAFIAYAEKVPAAAAQIKANLKLPLPATFVKYGTAGFGGFADYYAGDAKAAFAEVKDEALQKQFDDAAAKAGAAMTDLAKYVGSQPGTADGYALGADKFAKMILTNEGVDTPLDELERIGQADLKRNQDALKAACATYAAGMTIGECMKKMNADKPVDGPVAEARRQLPMLRAFLVEKDLVSIPGTEQAQVEESPPYNRQNSAYIDIPGPYEKGLPSVYYISPPDPSWDKQTQADFVPGRKDLMFTSVHEVWPGHFLNFLHANRAESIFGKLFVGYAFAEGWAHYTEEMMWDAGLGEGDPETHIGQLSNALLRNCRYLSAIGLHTKGMTVAESETLFKEQCYQDEGNARQQAARGTYDPLYLNYTMGKLMIRKLREDWTKGDRTKWKAFHDEFLSYGGPPIPMVRAAMMKEDTPKAVF
- a CDS encoding cell wall hydrolase; the protein is MSAQVDPSALPVRRDWTGWLFVLLSALAIGIVLCASNPSDGGALRQRPHPFAPPADVVPDVLPMELAPVAKDDARAANARIAVMTNDVVAARPFIYAGTGDARLRARDCLAAAMIYEAGDDAKGQQAVGQVIINRARHPAFPKSICGVVFQGSDRVTGCQFTFTCDGALNRRYSDAAWTRAQGNADLMLSGGTFPPVGLATHYHTDWVRPYWSDSLEKIAIVDTHLFFRWPGYWGTPGAYRGAVSGGDGPVAKMAALSPLHAIALGLPADVATGVDANAAVGEARVVVGAGEATGRDTIYTQLDRRAAPESFVTTALRLCGDKPYCKFMGWTNPVLKPDSDAMSDTQRAAMTFSYLRDDKAGFEKALWNCSEYKRDDVRQCMKR
- a CDS encoding MFS transporter yields the protein MATIPPADGDEPVMPGAAPKAPSPLSFPDYRYFWLARFTAVMATMAMVVVIGYQLYDTARTDYGMSIREASFQLGLLGLVQFVPLAILTPVAGWVADRLERRSVAIFSNLIDLVIAALLGWFTWTDALTLPLLFGLAALHGVARVFSGPAMSAIAPNIVPPAVLPRAIAMSSIAWQSASVVGPAAGGLIYAAHPASVYVFAAILLAISAFTISRVRPVLPPPSEVRRHPLREMADGLQFTWRERFLLGTITLDLFAVILSGATALLPVFARDILQTGSEGLGFLRAAPAVGAAVVALGLAFRPIERNVGVKMLWAVAVFGAGTVAFGLSTNFFLSLALLVLMGAADMFSVFVRGTLIQLNTPDHMRGRVSAVSGLAISASNELGEMRAGSMAAVFGPIPAVVFGGVAAIGVTALWAWLFPELRRARTFEPQFKQPTD